The Salvelinus namaycush isolate Seneca chromosome 28, SaNama_1.0, whole genome shotgun sequence genome contains a region encoding:
- the LOC120023431 gene encoding 26S proteasome regulatory subunit 4-like has protein sequence MGQSQSGGHGPGGGKKDDKDKKKKYEPPIPTRVGKRKKKSKGPDAASKLPLVTPHTHCRLKLLKQERIKDYLLMEEEFIRNQEQMKPLEEKQEEERSKVDDLRGTPMSVGNLEEIIDDNHAIVSTSVGSEHYVSILSFVDKDLLEPGCSVLLNHKVHAVIGVLMDDTDPLVTVMKVEKAPQETYADIGGLDQQIQEIKESVELPLTHPEYYEEMGIKPPKGVILYGAPGTGKTLLAKAVANQTSATFLRVVGSELIQKYLGDGPKLVRELFRVAEEHAPSIVFIDEIDAIGTKRYDSNSGGEREIQRTLLELLNQLDGFDSRGDVKVIMATNRIETLDPALIRPGRIDRKIEFPLPDEKTKRRIFQIHTSRMTVADDVILDDLILAKDDLSGADIKAICTEAGLMALRERRMKVTNEDFKKSKENVLYKKQEGTPEGLYL, from the exons ATG GGTCAAAGTCAGAGTGGAGGACATGGACCCGGAGGAGGAAAGAAAGACGACAAG GATAAGAAAAAGAAATATGAACCACCTATCCCCACCAGGGttgggaagaggaagaagaagagcaaGGGACCTGATGCTGCCAGCAAGCTACCTCTTG taACTCCCCACACACACTGCAGGCTGAAACTGCTGAAGCAGGAGAGGATCAAAGACTACTTGCTGATGGAGGAGGAGTTTATCAGGAACCAGGAACAGATGAAACCCCTGGAGGAGAAACAGGAG GAGGAGAGGTCTAAGGTAGATGATCTGAGAGGGACTCCCATGTCAGTGGGGAACCTGGAGGAGATCATTGATGACAACCACGCCATCGTTTCCACGTCTGTGGGCTCTGAGCACTATGTCAGCATCCTCTCCTTCGTAGACAAAGATCTGCTGGAGCCGGGCTGTTCCGTTCTTCTCAACCACAAA GTCCATGCCGTCATTGGCGTCCTGATGGATGACACCGATCCTCTGGTGACCGTGATGAAGGTGGAGAAGGCTCCACAGGAAACATACGCTGACATTGGTGGACTGGACCAGCAGATCCAGGAAATTAAG GAGTCTGTGGAGCTCCCTCTGACCCATCCAGAGTACTATGAAGAGATGGGCATCAAGCCTCCTAAAGGAGTCATTCTGTATGGAGCACCAGGGACAG GGAAGACCCTACTGGCCAAAGCAGTGGCTAACCAGACGTCGGCGACCTTCCTGCGTGTGGTGGGCTCTGAGTTGATTCAGAAGTACCTAGGGGATGGGCCCAAGCTGGTCCGAGAGCTGTTCAGGGTGGCTGAGGAACACGCACCCTCCATCGTCTTCATCGACGAGATCGACGCTATCGGGACTAAGAG ATATGACTCTAACTCAGGAGGGGAGCGGGAGATCCAAAGGACTTTGCTGGAGCTTCTCAACCAGCTGGATGGCTTTGACTCCAGAGGAGATGTTAAGGTCATTATGGCCACCAACAGGATAGAGACCCTGGACCCTGCACTCATCAGACCAG GCCGTATTGACCGAAAGATAGAGTTCCCCCTGCCGGATGAGAAGACCAAGCGAAGGATCTTCCAGATCCACACCAGCAGGATGACTGTGGCAGACGATGTGATTCTGGACGACCTGATCCTAGCCAAGGATGACCTCTCCGGAGCTGACATCAAG gccatTTGTACAGAGGCAGGGCTGATGGCTCTGAGAGAGCGCAGGATGAAGGTGACTAATGAGGACTTTAAGAAGTCAAAGGAGAACGTGCTGTATAAGAAACAGGAAGGGACACCAGAGGGCTTGTACCTCTAA